One Erpetoichthys calabaricus chromosome 9, fErpCal1.3, whole genome shotgun sequence genomic region harbors:
- the cfap45 gene encoding cilia- and flagella-associated protein 45: MSINSSCQSGGSRSRRYRTRAHTSHVDETLFGTPKKLLDSEKIFSQDHGMSHSAPSRRRNTPKQETIKIVTKDLIRDLKVPRKDPSGMSIILSPLEFERITSASRIRSAEEREAEMSAIRREKEAAIEASEDRKALLRQADFSRRKNEGPSDLEAEARERAQYLLEKANTQRLEQEDEIKKMNELILGAQCHAVQDAQILEKHLILNELQEEERRLDAMMEVERRKAIERQEQIEALRKDQRIIGKRQIIDQIKDREEQRLLEEELKEQEGQEMLENLEKLQMEELQALEVKKREQRKLQSEILQINEESLRAKARKKEEERIADLMALEFTRKKMERDAEFEAEQERIKKEKEKEVARLRALQERERDHRAEQDALRARRSQEAAEREWRRKEKEQALKKAEEDERLRLARVEQVAHKEHVHAILAARERAEFERVIKAQQEEIAREREKEEKLKKEQLSYSDMVRQQIREKEARTVKHRIEVFQEVEKMREEARNRQARLSEIKIKKLNELRTAGLPEKYCNEVERKVHFVPPIGN, encoded by the exons ATGAGCATCAACTCCTCCTGCCAGTCAGGGGGCTCACGTTCCCGTCGTTACAGGACTCGAGCTCACACCTCCCACGTTGATGAGACACTATTTGGAACTCCTAAGAAA cttttgGATTCTGAGAAGATTTTCTCCCAAGATCATGGAATGTCTCATTCTGCCCCAAGTCGTCGCCGGAACACTCCTAAACAAGAGACCATAAAGATTGTCACTAAAGACCTTATTCGAGACCTTAA GGTTCCACGCAAGGACCCTTCTGGCATGTCAATCATCCTGTCACCTCTGGAGTTCGAGCGAATTACATCAGCTTCCCGAATTCGATCTGctgaggagagagaagcagaaatgtcaGCTATACGAAGGGAAAAAGAAGCAGCAATA GAAGCTTCTGAAGATAGGAAAGCTTTGCTACGACAGGCTGATTTCTCTCGAAGGAAGAATGAAGGGCCAAGTGACTTAGAAGCAGAAGCCAGAGAACGTGCTCAGTATTTGCTTGAGAAAGCCAATACTCAGAGATTAGAACAAGAAGATGAAATCAAAAAGATGAATGAG ctgATTCTTGGGGCTCAGTGTCATGCAGTGCAAGATGCTCAGATCTTAGAAAAGCACCTGATCCTAAATGAACTGCAAGAGGAAGAAAGAAGGCTTGATGCCATGATGGAGGTGGAAAGACGGAAAGCTATTGAGAGACAAGAGCAAATTGAAGCTTTAAGAAAAGATCAAAGAATAAT TGGGAAGCGGCAGATCATCGATCAGATAAAAGACCGAGAAGAACAACGACTACTAGAAGAGGAACTGAAGGAGCAAGAGGGACAGGAAATGTTGGAAAACCTTGAGAAACTCCAGATGGAAGAACTTCAG GCTCTAGAAGTCAAGAAACGGGAGCAACGGAAACTGCAGTCAGAAATCCTGCAAATCAATGAAGAGAGTTTGAGAGCAAAAGCTAggaagaaagaggaggaaaggaTAGCTGACTTGATGGCTCTAGAATTTACTCGTAAAAAGATG GAGCGTGACGCTGAATTTGAGGCAGAGCAGGAACgcataaaaaaggaaaaggagaaagaagTGGCCCGTCTGAGAGCATTGCAAGAGCGGGAGCGGGATCATCGGGCTGAACAG GATGCACTTCGAGCTCGCAGAAGCCAGGAGGCAGCAGAAAGAGAGTGGCGCCGAAAAGAAAAAGAGCAGGCACTGAAAAAAGCCGAGGAGGATGAAAGGCTGAGACTAGCACGGGTGGAACAGGTGGCTCACAAAGAACATGTCCATGCTATTCtggcagcgagagagagggccGAGTTTGAGAGAGTGATCAA AGCTCAACAAGAAGAAATTGCTcgggaaagagaaaaagaagagaaattgAAGAAAGAACAACTGTCATATTCAGATATGGTGAGGCAGCAGATCAGAGAGAAAGAAGCTCGGACAGTAAAGCATCGGATTGAGGTCTTTCAAGAGGTAGAGAAAATGAGAGAAGAAGCCAGGAACAGACAGGCGCGTCTCAGTGAGATAAAGATCAAGAAACTCAATGAGCTCAG aactgCTGGTCTCCCTGAAAAATACTGCAATGAAGTTGAAAGGAAGGTCCACTTTGTACCTCCCATTGGCAACTAA